One genomic region from Leptospiraceae bacterium encodes:
- a CDS encoding ATP-grasp domain-containing protein has translation MKIEKLLIANRGEIALRVIRTCKKLGITSVAVYSDADKNACFVKMADEAYHIGESEASASYLQIDRILEVCKRAEVDAVHPGYGFLSENPVFAEKLKQNHIIFIGPEPESIRQMGSKSLAKALMSQHKVPVVPGYNGESQDEKLLLEKAKEIGFPLLIKASAGGGGKGMKLLEREEDFSNALSSAKREAMNFFKDDHVLLEKYIQKPRHIEFQIFGDKHGNVKHLFERDCSVQRRHQKIVEESPAGLPTELRKKMAEAAVNAARAISYVGAGTIEFILSEDLSFYFLEMNTRLQVEHPVTEMVTGLDLVELQIRLALGESLENMKWPEQTRGHSIEVRVYAEDPENKFLPSIGVIRDLHFPSGQDIRIDNGVEKGSVVSIYYDPMIAKLIVKAQDRANCIDLLLNTLKSSYVFGLTTNINYLTHIISHPEFIKGNVDTGFIQKYISSTEQEDIHDDLNILLAYSYIVSFVRIHVENLNNYVVPLGMHNHDILPGSGQDSFSISDDIFSEKMEFRYKSQYYSLSLIGKGGDRDHSYFVVAIQSDDKLQEIQVPALKTYGRRRIITNKNEEIDYLRYGTRFFWHFSGKTYSFDLIKKAETARNRGDDSYFSPMPGKVLKMFMQEGEEVKEGALLLIIEAMKMENEIKANRDGVIKEVHVKEGELVPQDAPLLTMEAV, from the coding sequence ATGAAGATTGAAAAATTACTCATAGCAAATCGGGGTGAAATTGCCCTCCGGGTAATCAGAACCTGCAAAAAACTGGGAATTACGAGTGTAGCGGTTTATTCCGACGCCGATAAAAATGCCTGCTTTGTGAAAATGGCTGACGAGGCCTATCACATAGGAGAATCCGAAGCCTCTGCTTCTTACCTTCAAATAGATAGAATTCTCGAAGTTTGCAAACGTGCAGAGGTAGATGCGGTTCATCCCGGTTATGGTTTCCTCTCGGAAAACCCGGTTTTTGCAGAAAAACTTAAACAGAATCATATTATTTTCATCGGTCCGGAACCCGAATCTATCCGGCAAATGGGAAGTAAGAGTCTTGCCAAGGCCCTGATGAGCCAACACAAAGTTCCTGTAGTTCCCGGTTATAACGGAGAAAGCCAGGACGAAAAGCTCCTTTTAGAGAAAGCTAAAGAAATTGGTTTTCCGCTTCTCATCAAGGCCAGTGCCGGAGGTGGCGGAAAAGGAATGAAGCTATTAGAAAGAGAAGAAGATTTTTCAAATGCCCTCTCTTCTGCCAAACGAGAGGCAATGAACTTCTTTAAAGATGATCATGTTTTATTAGAGAAGTATATTCAAAAACCCAGACATATAGAATTCCAAATTTTTGGCGATAAACACGGAAATGTAAAACATCTCTTCGAAAGAGATTGCTCGGTCCAAAGACGGCACCAAAAAATTGTAGAAGAGTCTCCTGCCGGCCTTCCTACTGAACTCAGGAAAAAGATGGCAGAAGCCGCGGTAAATGCAGCAAGAGCTATTTCATATGTAGGAGCCGGAACGATTGAATTTATTCTTTCGGAAGATCTATCCTTTTACTTCCTCGAAATGAATACCAGACTTCAGGTAGAACATCCGGTCACAGAAATGGTTACCGGACTCGATCTGGTTGAACTACAAATTCGTCTTGCACTCGGAGAATCCCTGGAAAATATGAAATGGCCGGAACAAACCCGCGGACATTCTATAGAAGTTCGAGTTTATGCAGAAGACCCGGAAAATAAATTTTTACCCTCTATTGGTGTTATCCGTGATTTACATTTTCCTTCCGGGCAGGATATACGCATTGATAATGGAGTAGAAAAGGGTTCGGTAGTCAGTATCTATTATGACCCGATGATTGCCAAGCTAATAGTAAAAGCGCAGGATCGAGCAAACTGCATCGACCTTCTTCTGAATACACTGAAGAGTTCTTACGTATTCGGGCTTACAACTAATATAAACTATTTGACCCATATCATATCTCATCCAGAATTCATCAAAGGCAATGTTGACACAGGATTCATACAAAAGTATATCAGTTCAACCGAACAGGAAGATATTCACGATGATTTAAATATTTTATTAGCCTATTCTTATATAGTCTCATTTGTAAGAATTCATGTAGAAAATTTAAACAACTACGTAGTTCCGCTCGGTATGCACAACCATGACATACTTCCCGGTTCCGGACAGGATAGTTTTTCTATTAGCGATGATATTTTTTCAGAGAAAATGGAGTTTCGTTATAAATCGCAGTATTACTCTTTAAGTCTCATAGGAAAAGGCGGAGATAGAGATCACAGTTATTTCGTTGTTGCCATTCAGTCAGACGATAAACTTCAAGAAATACAGGTCCCTGCACTTAAAACTTACGGACGCAGAAGAATCATCACCAATAAAAATGAAGAAATCGATTATCTTAGATATGGGACACGTTTTTTCTGGCATTTTTCAGGAAAAACTTATTCTTTCGACTTAATAAAAAAAGCAGAAACAGCACGGAACAGGGGAGATGATTCCTATTTCAGCCCTATGCCCGGAAAGGTTTTAAAGATGTTTATGCAGGAAGGGGAAGAAGTAAAAGAAGGTGCACTACTTTTAATAATAGAAGCAATGAAAATGGAAAATGAAATAAAAGCCAACAGAGATGGGGTAATAAAAGAAGTACATGTAAAAGAAGGTGAACTGGTCCCCCAGGATGCACCACTATTAACAATGGAGGCAGTATGA
- a CDS encoding adenylate/guanylate cyclase domain-containing protein, which translates to MEFFFKFDYEKYPFLPYIPASFDLFILFISLFITGGGNSIVLGCIIGVIIISALFSPDSKQSLYLLITSSILYSGILAINTFSIYPYINILNFSESSNIYIKATFSLIFFLLITIATYLAVSRFGKEQLKLEIKLKDYAEIANRERKKSEELLLAILPKDVANELKTEGKSLPKSYASVTVMFTDFVGFTKIAEKLSADKLVSELDRCFSYFDSLTKKYKLEKIKTIGDSYMTCAGIPKENNTHPVDSVLAAIEIQEFIAQMNLINGNPNNPFWELRLGINTGPLIAGVIGEMKFAYDVFGDTVNTASRMESSGGIGKINISKNTYELVKDFFDCEYRGKISAKNKGMIDMYFVNGIKKELSLGGAMKLPNDSFNKKYKELENKTKNTYLSI; encoded by the coding sequence TATGAGAAATATCCCTTCTTACCTTACATTCCCGCAAGCTTTGATTTATTTATATTATTCATAAGTTTATTTATAACCGGTGGTGGAAATTCAATTGTTCTTGGTTGCATCATTGGTGTAATTATCATCAGTGCCCTATTCTCTCCTGATTCAAAACAATCTCTTTATCTATTGATAACTTCGAGTATTTTATATTCCGGCATTTTAGCCATCAATACATTTTCCATCTATCCTTATATTAATATTCTTAATTTTTCCGAATCCTCAAACATTTATATCAAAGCAACATTTTCTTTAATATTTTTTCTACTGATTACAATAGCTACTTATCTGGCAGTTTCACGATTCGGGAAAGAACAGCTAAAATTAGAAATCAAGTTAAAAGATTATGCTGAAATTGCAAACCGTGAAAGAAAAAAATCTGAAGAATTACTCCTTGCCATCCTTCCAAAAGATGTCGCCAATGAGTTAAAAACAGAAGGGAAATCATTACCCAAATCATATGCTTCAGTTACGGTTATGTTTACTGATTTTGTTGGCTTCACAAAAATAGCAGAAAAATTAAGTGCAGATAAGTTGGTAAGTGAACTTGACAGATGCTTTTCTTATTTTGATTCTCTTACTAAAAAATATAAACTCGAAAAGATAAAAACTATTGGAGATTCCTATATGACCTGTGCAGGAATTCCGAAGGAAAACAATACCCACCCGGTTGATTCTGTATTAGCAGCCATAGAAATTCAGGAGTTTATAGCTCAGATGAATCTTATAAATGGAAACCCTAATAATCCTTTCTGGGAGTTAAGACTCGGAATTAATACCGGACCCCTGATAGCGGGTGTTATAGGTGAAATGAAATTTGCTTATGATGTTTTTGGAGATACGGTTAATACCGCGAGTAGAATGGAGTCTTCCGGAGGAATAGGAAAAATTAATATTTCTAAAAATACTTATGAATTAGTAAAAGATTTTTTTGATTGTGAATACAGGGGCAAAATATCTGCAAAGAATAAAGGAATGATAGATATGTATTTTGTGAATGGTATAAAAAAAGAACTTTCGCTCGGAGGGGCGATGAAACTTCCAAATGATTCATTCAACAAAAAATATAAAGAGTTAGAAAATAAAACCAAAAATACTTATCTTTCTATTTAA
- a CDS encoding response regulator, translating to MENMDLLVKAGKILIVDDTPFNVLLLEELLIASGYTNILTTTDPQTVLELHKKHHFDVILLDIRMPVMDGFDVMRALKIVHRKDTLPVIVITAQDDKETRHRALEFGAQDFVVKPFDTLEILYRLKNFLQLRILFNEHKKRSEILEEKVQERTKELQETRLEIVRKLGRAAEYRDNETGMHVVRMSKMSALLTETLGFEPYFVSLILQASPMHDVGKIGISDNILLKPGKLTDEEFKIMKTHAYIGYEILSGHDSDLLQLAASIAYHHHEKWDGSGYPRGLKAEEIPIEGRIIAICDVFDALISVRPYKKAWTVEKTMSYINDSSGKHFDPELVKAFNSILPSIINIAREYSDVCI from the coding sequence ATGGAAAATATGGATTTACTTGTAAAAGCTGGAAAAATTTTAATAGTAGACGATACTCCTTTTAATGTGCTACTATTAGAGGAATTATTAATAGCATCCGGTTATACAAATATCTTGACAACTACTGATCCCCAAACTGTATTAGAACTTCATAAAAAACATCACTTTGATGTAATTCTCTTGGATATACGTATGCCGGTTATGGATGGTTTTGATGTAATGCGAGCATTGAAAATAGTACATCGCAAGGATACACTTCCGGTGATTGTAATAACAGCACAGGATGACAAAGAAACCAGGCATAGAGCTTTAGAGTTTGGTGCTCAGGATTTTGTAGTAAAACCATTTGATACATTAGAAATATTGTATAGACTAAAAAACTTTTTGCAACTCCGTATTTTATTTAATGAACATAAGAAGAGAAGTGAGATCTTGGAAGAAAAAGTCCAGGAGCGAACAAAAGAATTGCAAGAAACGAGGTTGGAAATTGTTCGAAAATTGGGACGTGCCGCAGAATATAGAGATAATGAAACCGGTATGCATGTAGTACGTATGTCCAAAATGTCAGCCTTGTTAACGGAAACTCTGGGTTTTGAACCCTATTTTGTTTCCTTGATTTTGCAGGCGAGTCCCATGCATGATGTAGGGAAAATTGGAATTTCGGATAATATACTTTTAAAACCTGGAAAATTAACAGATGAAGAATTTAAGATTATGAAAACTCATGCTTATATAGGCTATGAAATTCTTTCAGGACATGATTCGGATTTATTACAATTGGCTGCCAGCATAGCCTACCATCACCATGAAAAATGGGATGGTTCGGGTTATCCCAGAGGTCTAAAAGCTGAAGAGATTCCTATCGAAGGAAGAATTATTGCTATTTGCGATGTTTTTGATGCTTTAATTTCCGTTCGTCCTTATAAAAAAGCCTGGACAGTCGAAAAAACGATGAGCTACATCAATGATAGTTCCGGAAAACATTTTGACCCGGAACTGGTTAAGGCTTTTAATTCAATTCTACCATCTATTATAAATATAGCAAGAGAATATTCCGATGTATGTATATGA
- a CDS encoding cation:proton antiporter, with amino-acid sequence MLLYSLQIPIQDPVLLFTLVLFIILISPYVLKFFRMPGLIGLIISGMILGPHASGILERDQSIVLFGKVGILYIMFTAGLEIDLVEFSKSRIKIITFGILTFLIPQTLGIIIGIYILKLSFLASALFGSLLASHTLLAYPVVSKYGITKKEAVTITIGGTIIADVGALLVMAVTAQSSGNHMGLFFWLKLITSLSVFVIGIFYFAPILIRWFFRNIQSDGVTEYIFVLFIVFFSAFSSELAGVEPIIGAFFAGLTLNRFIPRTGPLMNRIHFIGDALFIPFFLISIGMLVDLSVLFSGFHFWVISISMISAVSLGKFLPAILVQKLFKYKIDEGFLIFGLSVPHAAASLAGVLVGYRLKLLSEDVLNATVLMVLFTSMLGSFLTEIFGKRIAFRDTMEFEPNQSLRQRIIVPISNPETMEALIDLAILIRDPLHKEPIYPLSVVRELEAVESHVSLAEKRLSASKIRGSASGVPVEIITRIDENIVNGIFRATQELNITEMVIGWNGRPSAKDKILGGIFDRLITVYTRMILLTKIVRPLNSIKRLVIYIPPDSYHESGFIEIVSRLKFLSGQVGAEILIYSTEFCLLHLKGNIEKIKPAAKVSFKPVLSWFEFFQIKNWTVYDMMVLIGARRGTLSYSSELEKISKLFSKKFTDNNFIIAYPEQKYIRGQNVY; translated from the coding sequence ATGTTACTGTATTCCCTTCAAATACCCATTCAGGATCCGGTTCTTCTATTTACCCTTGTCCTTTTTATTATCCTTATATCTCCCTATGTTTTAAAATTTTTCCGTATGCCGGGCCTAATCGGTCTTATTATTTCCGGTATGATTCTCGGGCCCCATGCCAGCGGGATTCTTGAAAGAGACCAATCGATTGTTTTATTCGGTAAAGTAGGAATTTTATATATTATGTTTACCGCAGGTTTAGAAATCGATCTCGTTGAATTCTCAAAATCTCGAATAAAAATTATCACCTTCGGAATCCTTACATTTTTAATTCCCCAGACCCTGGGTATAATTATAGGAATTTATATATTAAAATTATCTTTTTTAGCTTCTGCTTTATTTGGAAGCCTTTTAGCTTCCCATACACTCCTTGCCTACCCTGTTGTAAGTAAATATGGTATAACAAAGAAAGAAGCAGTTACCATTACAATTGGCGGAACTATCATAGCTGATGTAGGAGCTCTTCTGGTTATGGCAGTAACTGCCCAGAGTTCCGGTAATCACATGGGACTTTTCTTCTGGCTAAAGTTAATTACTTCTCTCAGTGTTTTTGTAATCGGTATATTTTATTTTGCTCCGATTTTAATCCGCTGGTTTTTTCGAAACATACAAAGCGATGGCGTAACCGAATATATCTTCGTTTTATTTATTGTTTTCTTCTCAGCGTTTTCGTCTGAGCTTGCCGGAGTCGAACCTATCATCGGGGCTTTTTTCGCCGGATTAACCCTGAATCGCTTCATTCCGAGAACCGGTCCACTTATGAACCGGATACATTTTATCGGCGATGCTTTGTTTATTCCCTTTTTCTTAATTTCCATTGGTATGCTCGTAGACCTATCCGTTCTTTTCTCCGGTTTCCATTTCTGGGTGATTTCTATTTCCATGATTTCTGCGGTAAGTCTCGGAAAATTTTTACCCGCAATTCTCGTTCAAAAACTTTTCAAATATAAAATAGATGAGGGATTTCTTATATTCGGATTATCCGTTCCTCACGCAGCGGCGAGTCTTGCAGGTGTCTTAGTCGGATACAGGTTAAAATTATTAAGCGAAGATGTTCTCAATGCAACGGTTCTTATGGTTTTATTTACTTCTATGCTGGGCTCTTTTCTAACCGAAATCTTCGGAAAAAGAATAGCCTTTAGAGACACCATGGAATTTGAACCCAACCAGAGCTTAAGACAGAGAATCATTGTTCCCATTTCAAACCCGGAAACCATGGAAGCTTTGATTGACCTGGCCATCTTAATTCGAGATCCTTTGCATAAAGAACCCATATATCCTCTTTCGGTGGTAAGAGAACTGGAAGCTGTAGAAAGCCATGTTTCTCTTGCTGAAAAGAGGCTTTCTGCCTCCAAGATACGGGGATCTGCTTCCGGAGTTCCAGTAGAAATCATTACTCGAATCGATGAAAACATTGTCAACGGGATTTTCAGGGCAACCCAGGAGCTGAACATTACCGAAATGGTCATAGGCTGGAACGGAAGGCCCTCTGCAAAAGATAAGATCCTCGGTGGAATTTTTGACAGACTAATTACTGTCTATACGAGGATGATCCTGCTCACAAAAATCGTTCGCCCCCTGAATAGTATAAAACGACTTGTTATCTATATTCCTCCCGATTCTTATCATGAATCGGGGTTTATCGAAATCGTTTCGAGGCTAAAATTTTTATCCGGCCAGGTGGGAGCCGAAATCCTGATTTACTCCACAGAATTCTGCCTTCTACACCTAAAAGGAAATATTGAAAAAATTAAACCCGCTGCAAAAGTGAGTTTTAAACCGGTTCTCTCCTGGTTTGAATTTTTTCAAATTAAGAACTGGACAGTATATGATATGATGGTTTTGATTGGTGCTAGAAGAGGAACTCTTTCTTATTCAAGTGAACTTGAGAAAATTAGTAAATTATTTTCCAAAAAGTTTACGGATAATAACTTTATAATTGCCTATCCCGAGCAAAAATACATACGGGGTCAAAACGTGTATTAA
- a CDS encoding alpha amylase C-terminal domain-containing protein yields MTEIPGIVEHDPYLRPFLDKIRGRIWNLQETERKLLSGGLHNLSDFACGYLYFGLHFENEQWVFREWAPHAKQIYLVGEFSNWEVKPEYALHREGNNWIIYLPKITLKHGMLYRLHMCWEGGEAPRIPAWAARVVQDPQTLIFNAQVWMPEEPYIWKHPNYRNPHKVPLIYEAHVGMASEEGKVGSFREFKDKVLPHIKELGYTVIQFMAIQEHPYYGSFGYHVSSLFAVSSRFGTPVELKELIDAAHGMGISVIMDIVHSHAVKNEIEGLSRFDGSPYQFFHDGARGSHIAWDSRCYNYGKPEVLHFLLSNCKYWIDEYKFDGFRFDGVTSMLYLDHGLERDFTSYNMYYDGGQDEEAITYLGLANKLIHELRPDAITIAEEMSGMPGLAAPIELGGIGFNYRLAMGVPDYWIKLIKESQDEEWNVGHMFHELTSKRMDERTITYAESHDQALVGDKTIIFRLIDQDMYWDMHTKHENLRIDRGMSLHKMIRLITLACSGGGYLNFMGNEFGHPEWIDFPREGNNWSYHYARRQWSLVKNEDLRYKFLNAFDVAMINLMKNTNCLSELYIGKVLEHISDQVMVISRANLLFVFNFHPFKSYVDYIFEAPAGKYRMVLNTDSLNFGGHGRIVEEIEHHAMERKSPFYDYFELSLYIPNRTAFVLERIV; encoded by the coding sequence ATGACAGAGATTCCCGGTATCGTAGAACACGATCCATATCTACGTCCATTCCTTGATAAAATCAGAGGAAGGATTTGGAATTTACAAGAAACGGAAAGAAAATTACTTTCAGGCGGTTTACACAATCTTTCTGATTTTGCCTGTGGTTATTTATATTTCGGTCTTCATTTTGAAAATGAACAGTGGGTATTCAGAGAATGGGCCCCTCATGCAAAGCAAATTTACCTTGTTGGAGAATTTTCGAATTGGGAAGTAAAACCTGAATATGCTTTGCACCGGGAAGGAAATAATTGGATCATTTATTTACCTAAAATAACTCTCAAGCATGGTATGTTATACCGCTTACATATGTGCTGGGAAGGCGGAGAGGCTCCAAGAATTCCTGCCTGGGCAGCAAGGGTTGTACAGGATCCCCAAACTCTAATATTTAATGCCCAGGTTTGGATGCCGGAAGAACCCTATATCTGGAAACATCCGAACTACAGAAACCCGCATAAAGTCCCCCTAATTTATGAAGCACATGTAGGTATGGCAAGTGAAGAAGGAAAAGTGGGAAGCTTCCGGGAATTCAAAGATAAAGTATTGCCGCATATTAAAGAATTAGGATATACTGTTATTCAATTCATGGCCATACAGGAACATCCATATTATGGCTCTTTTGGATACCATGTATCCAGTTTATTTGCTGTTTCCTCCCGCTTCGGAACACCTGTTGAGTTAAAAGAACTAATTGATGCCGCTCACGGTATGGGAATCAGCGTGATTATGGATATAGTACATTCACACGCTGTTAAAAATGAAATAGAAGGCCTAAGTCGTTTTGATGGAAGTCCATACCAGTTTTTCCACGATGGTGCGAGAGGAAGCCACATTGCCTGGGATTCCCGTTGTTACAATTATGGAAAACCGGAAGTTTTACATTTCCTATTATCTAATTGTAAATACTGGATTGATGAGTATAAATTTGATGGTTTCCGCTTCGATGGTGTCACCAGTATGTTATATCTTGACCACGGCCTCGAAAGAGACTTCACTTCTTATAATATGTACTATGATGGAGGCCAGGACGAAGAAGCCATTACTTACCTGGGACTTGCTAATAAACTCATACATGAGTTAAGACCGGATGCAATAACCATAGCCGAAGAAATGAGTGGGATGCCGGGCCTTGCTGCTCCTATTGAACTCGGAGGAATCGGTTTTAACTATCGCCTGGCAATGGGGGTACCCGATTACTGGATTAAGCTTATAAAAGAATCACAGGATGAAGAGTGGAATGTTGGCCACATGTTCCATGAACTCACCAGTAAACGAATGGATGAGAGAACTATTACTTATGCCGAATCCCATGATCAGGCCCTGGTAGGAGATAAAACTATTATCTTTAGATTGATCGATCAAGATATGTATTGGGACATGCATACAAAACATGAGAATTTGCGTATAGATAGAGGAATGTCCTTACATAAAATGATTCGCCTCATCACTCTTGCCTGTTCCGGTGGTGGTTATCTAAATTTCATGGGAAATGAATTTGGCCATCCGGAATGGATAGATTTTCCCAGGGAAGGAAATAATTGGTCCTATCACTACGCCCGAAGACAATGGAGCCTGGTCAAAAATGAAGACTTACGCTATAAGTTTCTGAATGCTTTTGATGTAGCCATGATTAATCTCATGAAAAATACAAATTGTCTCTCAGAACTATATATAGGAAAAGTTTTAGAACACATTTCCGATCAGGTAATGGTGATATCAAGAGCCAATCTACTTTTTGTGTTTAATTTTCATCCATTCAAATCCTATGTCGATTATATATTCGAAGCACCCGCTGGAAAATACAGAATGGTTTTGAATACAGATTCTTTAAATTTTGGAGGACACGGTCGAATAGTTGAAGAAATTGAGCACCATGCCATGGAGAGGAAATCTCCCTTCTATGATTATTTCGAATTAAGCTTATACATCCCGAACCGAACTGCTTTTGTATTGGAAAGAATAGTTTAG